The proteins below come from a single Perca flavescens isolate YP-PL-M2 chromosome 8, PFLA_1.0, whole genome shotgun sequence genomic window:
- the LOC114560790 gene encoding LOW QUALITY PROTEIN: alpha-1,3-mannosyl-glycoprotein 4-beta-N-acetylglucosaminyltransferase C (The sequence of the model RefSeq protein was modified relative to this genomic sequence to represent the inferred CDS: deleted 1 base in 1 codon), with product MAHRIRSGNPSESLYSMRLVWKSLDKMRCLRKRSTIPFLGFLITFLLFLNLYIEDGYVLEGDKRQLRETSVHPSSSERYVHTFRDLSNFSGSINVTYRYLAGTPLNRKKYLTIGLSSVKRKRGNYLLETIKSIFDQSSYEELKEIVVVVHLADFDLVWCENLVQEITRKFAHHIIAGRLLVIQAPEEYYPSLDGLKRNYNDPEDRVRFRSKQNVDYAFLLNFCTNLSHFYMMLEDDVRCSRNFLTALKKVITSREGSYWVMLEFSKLGYIGKLYHSRDLPRLAHFLLMFYQEMPCDWLLIHFRGLLAQKDVIRFKPSLFQHMGYYSSYKGAENKLKDDDFEEDSIDIPDNPPASLFTNINVFENYDATKAYSTVDEYFWGKPPSTGDFFVIVFNKSTKISKIKIATGSDDRQNDILHHGALEVGEKLVGTKKGKQCSSYITLGEFKNGNIEVQDVDHKIAFDIECVRIVVTASQKEWLIIRSISLWTTQPPSQ from the exons ATCCCAGTGAGAGCTTATACAGCATGAGGCTGGTGTGGAAATCCCTGGACAAGATGAGGTGTCTGCGGAAACGCTCCACTATTCCCTTCCTCGGCTTCCTCATCACCTTCCTCCTGTTCCTGAACCTCTACATTGAAGATGGCTACGTGCTG GAAGGGGATAAGAGACAGCTAAGGGAAACATCCGTCCACCCTTCAAGTTCTGAGCGATACGTTCACACCTTCAGAGACCTGAGTAACTTCTCAGGAAGCATTAATGTCACTTATCGTTATCTCGCTGGAACCCCACTGAACCGCAAGA agtaTCTCACCATTGGGCTTTCATCAGTCAAACGAAAAAGAGGAAACTACCTACTAGAGACGATCAAATCCATCTTTGATCAGTCCAGTTACGAGGAACTCAAAGAGATTGTGGTTGTGGTCCACCTGGCAGACTTTGACCTGGTCTGGTGTGAGAACCTGGTGCAGGAAATCACCAGGAAGTTTGCCCACCACATCATAGCCGGACGCCTTCTGGTGATCCAGGCACCAGAGGAGTACTATCCGTCTCTGGACGGGCTAAAAAGGAACTACAACGACCCGGAGGACCGGGTCCGTTTCCGCTCTAAGCAGAACGTGGACTACGCTTTCCTCCTCAACTTCTGCACAAACCTCTCTCACTTCTACATGATGTTAGAGGACGACGTGCGCTGCTCCAGGAACTTCCTGACG GCGCTGAAGAAGGTGATCACCTCCAGAGAAGGTTCCTACTGGGTGATGCTGGAGTTCTCCAAGCTGGGCTACATCGGGAAGCTGTACCACTCCAGAGACCTGCCCCGTCTGGCTCATTTCCTCCTCATGTTCTACCAGGAAATGCCCTGCGACTGGCTCCTCATCCACTTCAGGGGTCTGCTGGCCCAGAAGGACGTGATCCGCTTCAAGCCCTCGCTGTTCCAGCACATGGGCTACTACTCCTCTTACAAAGGAGCAGAGAACAAGCTGAAGGACGACGACTTCGAGGAAGACTCCATAGACATCCCTGACAACCCTCCTGCCAGCCTCTTCACAAACATCAACGTTTTTGAAAACTATGACGCCACCAAGGCTTACAGCACTGTTGATGAATATTTCTGGGGGAAGCCTCCATCCACAGGAGACTTCTTTGTCATAGTCTTTAATAAATCTACCAAAATTAGTAAGATTAAGATTGCTACTGGTTCTGACGACCGTCAGAATGACATTCTTCATCACGGAGCTCTGGAAGTTGGAGAGAAACTAGTTGGGACTAAAAAAGGGAAACAGTGTTCCTCTTATATTACATTAGGGGAGTTTAAAAATGGCAACATTGAGGTTCAAGACGTAGACCACAAAATTGCCTTCGACATTGAGTGTGTTCGCATTGTGGTGACAGCCAGTCAGAAAGAATGGCTCATTATTAGAAGTATTAGTTTATGGACTACACAACCCCCCAGCCAATAA